The Polyangium aurulentum genomic interval GCGGGCTCCTCCGCGGTGGCCGTCGCGACGACGGGCTGGGGCTCGGGCTCGGGCGCGCCGAAGGGGAAGATGGGCGCATGCGCCAGGACGGGCGCAGGCGCGTTCCCCTTGCTCTCTGCGACGAGGGCGGCGAGGTCGATGAGCCCGGAGTCGTCATCGCGCGCCGTCGTGTTGCTCTTCGGGGGGACGCTATCGAACTGGGCGAGGAGCTCGCGCAGCGGGACCGTCACCGACCCCTCCTCCCGCGGCCCCGTGGACATGGAATTGCTGGGTCGAGAGGTGCTCTTCATTGTCAATTCGCTCGCTTTCGTGGATCCGATCGGTGCGCGGCGATTCTGGAATTCTTGCCGCGCCCGCCGGTGGATTCGTTCCGCTCCTTTTGACGACGAAGCTCGCTGGAAGTTTTGGTTACCAGCCAAAATTGCAGAGCGGTCGAAGGAGCGCGCTTCCCGGGACGTTCTCGGGCGTCTCGGGTGTTGATCGGCTCGCCCGGGGCGTCGGGGGGCGGCCGCCCGGGGTGCGCGAGCGGATCCGCGGCTTTGCCCGCGGCGAGGGCCGTGATAGGCCTGCGCGTCCCTCTCGTTCGCCATGCAACGCCGTCTTTTCTCGCCTCTCGCGCTCCTCGCCCTTCTCTCGGCCTCGGCCTGCCGTCCGCCGAGCGAGCGCGGCGTCGAGCAGAAGGCGGGCGGGCGCGCGGAGCAGCCGGCGGGAAAGTCCACGTCCTCGGCCGCGCTGCCCAGCGGAATCTGCGCGCCGGACGAGGGGCGCTGCGCGTCGGACGACCTCGCGGCGCGCTGCGAAGGCGGCGAGCGCTGGGTCGAGGAGCGCTGCGCCGAGGGGTCGCTCTGCGTCGGCGGCGCGTGCGTTTCCCTGACCGCGGGCGGGCGCGCGATCGAGCCCGCGTCGTTGCTCCTACCCACGGGCGAAGGCTGGCTCGACGCCTGGACCGCGCTCGGCCCGCTGTCCGGGCCCCTGCCGGAAGGCGAGGCCACCGCGAGCGCCGAGCCCTCCCCTCCCCTGCCCAAGCCGATCTGCGCGCCCGGCGGCTATGTGGCCGTGCATGAAAAGGCCGATCCGCCGAAAGCTAGCGCGAAGGCGACGCCCGTCGCGAGCCATTTCGTGCTCTCGGGCCACCTCGTCTCCGGTCGCGCGCAGCGGGTGCTCTTTTCCGCGGGCGCCGCGGGACGCTTTCGCCTCTCGGTCGACGGCAGCCGCCTGATCGACGTCACCCGCGAGTCCGATCCCGCGCCTTTCCGCGACGAGACGCGCGCGCCTTTCGATCTGTCGCGCGGCGTGCACCGGGTCGTCGTCGAGATCGAGCAATCGACGACCGCCCCGACGGGCTTCTGGCTCAGGACCCGCACGCCCGAAGGCGGGCCCGTGCCCGATCTGCTCTTCACCCCGGGCCCCGACGCGCGCTGCGCCCCGGCGGAGCTGCTCCGGACCGAGATCACGAAGCGCCCCGTGGCGGGTGGATTCTCGCTCGAGATCCGGCCCTCCTTCGCCGGCCTCGGCCCGCGGCGCCCGGCCGATTTGCCTTATCGCATCGAGCTATCGACGGAGAAAAATCCCCCGCGCGTCCTCGCCGAGGGCGCAATGCCCTCCGCCGCCCTCGGCACCCCCGAGGGATTGCTCACGGTCCCCGCGACGATCGAAAAGGCCGGGACCTACACGCTCGGCGTGGCCTTTGGCGAGGGCCTCTCGGCGCGGCGCGAGGACAAGCTCGTCTACCGCGGCGCCCTGCAGAAGCGCGTGCTCGATCTCGCGGGAAAGCGCGGGGAGATCGAGCAGTCGGCCCTTTCCTCCGGCGACAAGGACAGCCTCCTTCACCATATCGACGGCCTCGTCGAGAACCTCGCGCAGGGCGATCCCGATCTCGCCTGGATCAAGCGTCAGACGGCCGAGGCGGAAGGGCTCGTCGCGGCGCTCGGCAAGGGCGAGAGCCCTTATGCGGCGAAGACCGGAGTCGTGCGCCGGGCATATCGATCGCCGCTCGACGGGCGGCTGCAACCTTATGCGGTGTACGTGCCGCGCGCCCATCGCCCGGGGGGCAAGCCGCTGCCGCTCGTGGTGGCCGCGCACGGGCTCGGCAACCGCCCCGAGATCGCGCTGCGCGTGGTCGTCGGCGAGGCGCCCGAGGCCGGCTTCAATGGCGTCCAGGAGGCGCGCCACATGCCTGCGCTGCCCGATCTCGGCGCGTTCATCGTCGCGCCCTGGAGCTATGGCAACGCCGGCCAGCGGCACCTCGGCGAGGAGGACGTCCTGCGCGTCATTGGCGAGATGCGGGCGCATTATCCCATCGACGAGCGCCGGATCTCGATGACCGGCTATTCCCTCGGCGGCACCGTCGCCTTCTTCGTGCCCCTGCATTACCCCGACCTCTTCTCCGCCTCGGCGCCGCTCTGCGGTTATCCGAACCTGCTCGGCTGGGAGAGCATCCGCAAGGCGCCGCACGCGCCCTGGGAAAAGGTGCTGCTCCAGAAGCGCTACATCGTGAACTGGGCCGAAAACGGGCTGCACCTGCCGCTCACCATCGTCCACGGCGGCAAGGACGACCCCACCCGCTCGGAGCTGGTGGCCAATCGCTACAAATCCCTGGGCTACACGCATAAATTCGACGTCCAGGAGGACCTCGACCACAACGTCTGGGAGTACGGCTACGAGGACGGCGAGATGATCGACTGGCTCAAGGCGCGCCGCCGCCCCGACGTGCCCTCCCGCGTCCGGTTCGTCACGGGCGAGTATCGCTACGACCGGGCGTACTGGGTGCGGCTCCTCGGCATGGAGGCGCTCGATCGCTTCGCCGACATCGACGCGCGCCACGAAAAATCGCGCCGCGAGATCGTGGTCACCACCAAGAACGTCGCCGCCTTCGCGCTCGATCTCGCCAAGGGCGGCCTCGCGGAGAGCGCGCGCGTCGTCGTCGACGGCCGGTCCGTCGAGGGCCCCTTCGCGGCCGAGACGCTCTTTCTCGTCAAAAAGGACGGCGCCTTCGAGCGCGCAGCGTCCGAGCCCTCGCGGGCGGGCAAGAAGCGCGCAGGGGTCTCGGGCCCGATGGACGACATCGATCGCCATCCGAAGCTCATCGTCTACGGCACGCTCGATCCGGTCGAGAAGGAGACGAACCGCGCCGTCGCCGAGCATTTCGCCTCGTTCGACACCTTCGCCGCGCGCTATCCGGTCAAGGCCGACGTCGACGTGACGGACGCCGAGATCGCCGCGACCAGCCTGGTGCTCGTCGGCAATTCCCGGACGAACCGCGTCACGGCCGCGCTCGAGGCGAATCTCCCCGTCCGCTTCGAGCCCAATGCGGTCGTCTTTCGCGGCCAGCGCTTCGAGGGCGAGGACGTGGGCGTCTCGTTCATCCACCCGCACCCGCGGAACGAGCGCGAATACGTCGTCGTGCACGCGGGCACGCGCTGGACGGGCACGCTCGCGAGCCGCCACCTGCCCCGCTTCGCGCCCGATTTCTTGGTCTACGACGGGCGCATCGCCGTGCAGCGCGGCGGCCACGTGCTCGATCGCCGCGAGGTCCTCTCCGGCGGCTTCTTCGACGATGACTGGAAATGAGCCATGAAAGCCCAATATCCCGACCCCCCCTGGCGGATGCACGGACGCGGGCTCTTCATCCCTTGCGCCGTGCGCGCCCGGGATCTCGAGCTGCCCGATTCCCTCGAGCCAAAGACGGCCCTCGGCCTCGCGATGGGCGTGCTCGCGTTCATCGAATACACGCCCCCCTCGCCGCTCACCTATCGCGAGCTCATCTGGATGCCCTCGTGGGTACGCTCGCGCGACGAGCGCGGGGGCGACCGGGGCAAGAAGATCGCGCAGTACGTCGCCCGCATGTACGTCGACGACCCCAACACGCTCGAGGCCGGACGCGTCCTATGGCGCCTGCCCAAGACGTTCGCCGATTTCGAGGAGCGCGACGGCTCGGTGCGGGTCCGGGCCGACGACGGCACGCGCCTGTCGCTGTCGTTCCGGCCTTTCGGCAAGCGCGTGCCCATGAAGAGCGGCATCAGCACCTTGCAAGCGCCGCCCGGCGAGCTCGTTCGCTTCGGCTCGAGCTTCCGCGCCGAGGCCCAGGGCGCGACGTACCACATCGACGAATTCCGCTCCGATCACCCCGCCTGGCGGAGCTTCTCGACGGCCCGCCCTCTGCCGCGGCTCGCCACCTACTTCCCCTCGTTCGAGGCCCTCATGAAGGAGCCCGAGATCCTCTTCAAGGACAGCTCGATCGCGGGCTCGCCCGCGACGTCGTGAACGACGGGCCCAGGAAACACGTCGGGCCTCGGCGGATTTTTGCGTTCGAATCGTCCGCGTAGCTTCGGACGCGAATCGCGGAAACCTCTCCCCGCTTCGCCTGTCCCTCCCGCCTGATGGCCTCTCCGCGCCGACGCGTCCCCCTCGCCGCCCTCACCCTGGCCACGCTCGCGGGCGCCTGTATCTCGGCGCCTCGCCCGCCCGCCGCACCTTTACGGGGCGGGTTCGCGCTGGGCGCAAAGGCCCCCGTCACGCCATCCGTCGCAGGCCCTTTGCGCGTCGTCTTCGGCGCGCCCGAGAGTGAAATCGCGCAGGGAGGCGAGATCACGCTCGTCTTCAACAAACCCATGCGCCCCCTGGGCCTCGGGCCCCACGAGCCGCCGCCGCCCGTGCGCATGTCGCCCGAGGCGCCTGGACGCTGGCAATGGATCGGCTCGAGCGCGCTGCGTTTCACCCCTGCCAAACCGCTGCCGAGGGCCACGAGCTTCCGCGTGGAGGTCGAGGCCGGCGCGCGCTCTCTCGACGGCAGCGCTCTCGAAGAGACGTTTGTTTTGTCATTCCATACGCCTCGCCCGGCCCTTTCGGGCAGCGAGCCCGGGGCGGGGGCCGAGGGCGTCTTGCCGGACGCGTCGATCACGCTGTTCTTCAACGCGCCCATCACGGCCGAGGAGGTGAAGCGCGCCGTCACCCTGCGCGCGCCGAGCCCCGTGCCCTTCACGATTGCCGAGATCGAGGGCGAGCGCGTGCGGATCACGCCTCGGTCCCCATTGCCGCGCGCCTCCGCGGTGAAGGTCCTCGTCGACGCGTCCTTGCGCGGCACCGAGGGCGCTTTGACCGCGGGGAAAGGCGCCGAGATCTCGTTCCGCACGGTCGGTCCGCTCGCGGTCTCGTCGTTCGACTGCGCGCCGCACCCGAGCGAGCGCGGGGCTTGCGACGTCGTTCAATCGGCAATCACGCTCCGTTTCACCAATCCCGTGCCGGACGAGGTCGTGCGCGAGGCGCTGGCCTTCGAGCCCCCGCCCGATTCGTTCGACGTCCACGGCACCGGCGAGGACGGCACGAGCGCCGAGTTCAACATCACCGGGTGGTTCGAGCCCGGCAAGACCTACCGCGCCAGGCTGCGCGCTCGCCGTGCGCTCCAGGTGCTCCGGGACGTCCACGGCCAGCCGCTGCGCGCGGACGCGGTCGAGAAATTCCGCTTTGGCGACCTGCCCCCGCACGTGCAGCTCGGCGCGGATGGAACGTACTGGAGCTCGTCCGCGCCCCGGATCCTGCCGGTGGGGGTCACGAATGCGCAGGACGCGTCGATCTCGCTCCTGCCGCTCGGCAAGGACCAGGCGCTCACGCGTCTCGCGGGGCTCGCGCCGGCCATTGCAATGCCGGCCGGCGCGCGGCCTTTCGCGCCGCCCCCGGGCAAGACGAACGAGGAGCGCTGGTCCCAGGTCCGCCTCGACGATCTCTTGCCCGACGCTCCCCCGCGCGGCCCGGTGCTCGTGCGCGCCCGCCATGGCGCGCATACCGACGATCGCGAGCTTCAGCTCACCGATATCGGCCTGCTCAGCAAGATCGGGCGCGATGCTGCGAGCGTGTGGGTCACGGGCCTCTCCGCGGGCACGCCGACCCCGGGCGCGCGGGTCGAGGTCCATTACGTGCCGAAGGGCGGCCGCCCTTCCTTGCTCGGCGCCGCGGACGCGGGCGCGGACGGGCTCGCCACGGTGCCTCTCAAAGCCTTTTCGCACCCACGCGAGGGCGACGGTCGAATCGCGGTCGTCGCCCGCCGCGGCGAGGATTGGGCCTATCAGGCGACGCAGGAGCCCGGGGCGCCGCCCGCCATGGGACTCGTTTTCAGCGACCGCGGCCTTTATCGCCCCGGCGAGCGCGTCGAGCTGAAGGGCATCGTGCGAATTGGCACCGCCCGGGGTCTCGTCACCCCCGCAGGCCGCGAGGTCCTCGTGCGCGTCACGAACAGCGAGGGCCGCGAGGTCAGCCTCTTCCGCGCCCCGCTCACGCGCCATGGCACCTTCCACGGCACGGTCTCGCTGCGCAAGGACGCCTCGCTCGGGTTTTACCGCGTCGCGGCCGCGCTCGACGGGGACACCGTGACCGGGCGCTTCGCGGTCGACGAATACGAGCCGACCCAGACGAAGGCCGAGGCGCGCATCGACGGCGATGCGTACATCGCTGGAGACCGCATGCGCTGCACGGCGCGCGGCGAATACCTCTACGGCGCCCCCATGGCCGGCGGCCGCGCCTCCGTGGTGGTGACTCGCGAGCCCGGATACCACAGCATTGCCGGGCTGGACAAGTACGTCCTGACGGAGCACGACGCGAATACGACGACGGCCACCGTCGCCAAGGGCTCGGGCACGCTCGACGCCAGCGGCGAATTCTCGATGCCCGTCTCCCTCGCGCTGCCCGGACAAACCACCACGGAGACCGTCACCTGCCACGTCGAGGTCGCCGATCTCAATCGCGACGTCCGCGCCTCGCAGGCCAGCGCCACCGTCCACCCGACCGACGTCTACGTCGCGCTCGACCGCGAGAGCATGCCCTATTCGGTCAACCCTGGCGAATCGCTCGAGCCGAGGCTCCTCGTGGTCACCCCGTCCGGCGCGCGGCGCGCATTCCCCGTGCACGTCGAGCTCACGCGCCGCATTCATCGCGACGATGGCGCGATCGAGGACCTGCCCCTCGGCGCGTGCGACGTGACGAGCGGCGCAAAGCCCGTATCGTGCAAGCTCGCCGTCCCGCAGCTCGATCCCGGCCCCCAGGAGGAGGTCATCGTCCGCGCCTCGACCAAGGATTCGCTCGGCCGCCGCGCCGCCGCCTCGTACGACATCGACCTCGAGCCAAAGCCCGCCCCTGCGCCGAAGACCACGGCCCCGCCCGCGCCCGAGCCCCCCGAGCCGCCCGAGCGCCATCGATTGAGGGGCCCCGCGAGCAGCCTGCGCGTCGGCGAGAAGCTGCGCATTCCCCTTCATTCGCCCTTCGACAAGCCGGGGCAGGCCCTGATCACCGTCGAGCGCGAGGGAATCTTGTGGAAGCGCCTCGTCCCGCTCCCCCCGCGAGGCACAGCGCCCCAGACCGTGGAGATCCCCATCACGGACGCGATGATGCCCAACGCGATGGTCGATGTGAACATGATCGCGGGCTCGAAATCGGAGCGCGACGGGTTTCATTTCAGCGTCGATGCCAGGCCGCGCCGCCTCGACGTCACCGTGCGGCCGGCCAAAGAGTACGCGGCGCCGGGCGAGGCCATCGATGTCGAGGTCGTGGTCAAGGACGCCGCGGGCAAACCTGCGCGCGCCGAGGTGACGCTCTGGGCCGCGGACGAGGGCACGCTGTACGTCGCCCGTTACGTTGTCCCCGCGCCCTGGGAGCATCTCTTCGCCGAGCGCTTCCCCCTCGTCGAGACCGCCGACGCGCGCGATGATCTCGTGCACACCTGGTCGGGCTCTCGCCATCGCGCGAGGCCGCCGCAAGTTCGCATGGGCGCGACCTCGATAGCGCCGCCGCGAGGCGATTTCCGCCAGACGGTCGTCTTCCTCCCCGACCTCGCCACCGACGAAAACGGCCGCGTCCGCCGCCGCGTCACGCTCCCCGACGGCCTCACCGCATACCGCTTCATGGCCGTCGCCGTCGCCGAGGACGACCGCGCGGGCGCCGATGACGCCTCCGTGCTCACCAGCAAACCCGTGATGGCCCGCCCCTCGCTCCCGCGCGTCCTGCGCGCAGGCGACCAGTTCGAGGCCTCGGTCGTGGTCTCGAGCCAGGATCTGCCGGCCTCCACCGTCACCGTCGAGGCCCGCGCCTCGACGCCGAGCCTCGTCGCAATGGGTTCGCTTCGAAAAACCCAGGCGCTCTCCCCCGATCGCCCCGTCGAGGTGCGCTTTCCTTTCCGCGCCGAGCGCACGGGGCCGGCCAAGCTCCTGTTCGAGGCCGCATTGCACGGTCGCCGCGAATCCGACGCGGTCGTCCTCGCCCCCGAGGTCGTCGCGCCTTTCCCCCTCGAGACGGCCAGGATCCACGGCGAGACCGCGAGCGCGGTCGCCGAGGGGCTCGGCCCTTTGAAAGGTCTCCGCGCCGATTCCGGCGGCCTCACCCTCTCGCTCTCCTCGACGCCTCTTTCCGGGCTCGCGCAGGGGATCGAGCAGCTCATCGCCTATCCTTACGGCTGCACCGAGCAGACGGTGAGCCGCATGGTCCCGCTCCTCGCGCTGCGCGATCTCGCCGATTCCCTCGGCGTGCGCCTGCCCAAGAGCCCGCCCGGACCGCGCCCCGGGGGCGAGCTGGCCGTCGCGCTTCGCAATGCGGTGGACTCGATTGTCGCAAACCAACGCCGCGACGGCGGCTTCGGGCTGTGGCCGGGCTCGGACGAGAGCGACCCCTGGATCACCGCGTACGCCCTGTGGGGACTCGGCGAGGCGCGCCGCCGCGGCATGCCCGTACGCGAGGAGATCACGCGCCGCGCCGAGCAATACCTCGCGAGGACCCCGGAGCAAGATCCCTCGGATCTCGACCTCGCCCAGGCGGCCTTCACCGCCTACGTGCTGGCCGAGGACGGCCGCCCCGACGAGAGCCGCACGGCCGCGCTCTTTTCTGCCCGCGCTCGCTTGCCGCTCTTTGCCCGGGCTCTCCTGCTGCACGCAATGGCCAAGAGCGGCCGCGCCAAACCCGACGAGATCGCCGAGCTATCGCGTGACCTCGCCGCTGCGATCCGCATCGACGGCGCCATCGCCCGCGTGGTGGAGGCGAGGCGCGACGACGGCCTGCTCTTCGACTCCGACGTCCGCACCGCCGCCATGGTGCTGCGCGCCCTGCTCGCCGTCGATCCTGCACATCCGCTCGCCGCGCGGCTCGCCCTCGGATTGCTCGAAGCGCGGAGGGACGGAGCCTATCGCACGACCCACGAGGCCGCGTGGGCGCTGCTCGCGCTCGACGCCTACCGCCGCAACCAGCCCCCGCCCGCCGCGGATTTGAAAGCCCGCGTCTTCCTCGGCGACAAGCTGCTCGCCGACACGACCTTCGCGAGCAGCGCGCCCGCGCGCAAGGCGATCGCCGAGATCCCGATGTCGGACCTGATTGCAGGCGCCGGCGCCCCGCTCACGTTCGCAGCCTCGGGCCGCGGAAAGCTCTTCTACGAGGCCGAGCTGCGCTTCGCCCGCAAGGAGCCCTCGACCGAGCCCGTCGAGGCGGGCTTTTACGTGCAGAAGAGCATCCGCCCCGTCGCGCAGATCGGCGCCACGAATGCCGCCTCGGCCGGACCGCTCGACACCACGATCAAGGCCGGCGAGGTCGTGCTCTGCGAGCTCGAAATCGTCACCCCCGCGCCGCGGCGCTTCGTCATGATCGAGGATCCGCTCCCCGGCGGCCTCGAAGCCGTTCGATTCGATCTGCGCACGGGCGACGCCTCGATGGCCGGGCTCGAGGAGGGGCGCGCCGAGCGGCGCGAGGTGCGCGACGACAGGGTCGCCTACTTCGTCGATTCGCTGCCGGCGGGCGTCACGCGGTATCGCTACCTCGCGCGCGCCACGCACATCGGCACGTTCATCGCGCCCCCGACGCGCGTCGAGGAGATGTACGCCCCCGAGATCCATGGCCGCACGGCCGGCGGGCGCGTGAAGGTCACCAGCAACTGACGAACAAAAAGAAACGGGCCCCGAGGATGGAGGGAATCCCCGGGGCCCGCTGTTTTGATTTACGTACTAGCGGCGAGCGACGCGGCGCGACGCGCGGTGCGTCGGGGTCGCGTCCGCGATCGCGGGCAGGATCGAAGCCGGCGCGCGGCCGAGCGAGGTCACGAAATCGTCATTCATCGTGATCGCCGCGTCACCCGCGACGGCCACGCGCTCACCGTCGTCGCCCTCGACGATGAGCTGATCGGAAGCGACGAGCTGCGTCGCCCGCCGCGCCCCGTCGAACACACGCACCTCACGCGCGCTCGCGGTTGCACGCGCAGCCACCCACGCGCTCACGGGCGTCGGCAGGAGCGCCGCCGCGTCATTCTGGTCGGTCCCGTACACCCACGGCGCATCCATGGGCATTCGCTGCCAGGCCGCGTGCTGTTCGTCTTGTACGAACACCATGCCGCGCGCCGCGTCGAGCAGAATGCGCCGCGAGGCGCCCGAGGGCTCCTGCACGGAGATGTCCGCGTAAACGAGGTGACCCGTGGGGTCGATCTCGACAAACTCGATCACCTTCTCGCGCCCCGCGTCCGCGCGGAGCGTCGTTTCACCCGAGATCGTCTCGGAGCCGTCGGCGCGCAAGGAACGCTCGACGCGGCTTTGGGTCTCGTCACCGGCGAAGACGTAGACCTGCTTTCCTGCCCGGCCAGGCGCACCGGCGCAGGCTTCCGACGCCGTCGCCCCGAAGGACGAGGACCCCGGAGCGCCATTGCCGCAGCCCGCGCCGAGCGAGCCGGAGAGCGCCATCACCACCAGAGCGGAGGACAGATTGATCTTCATACGAGCCATACTTCGAACGATAAGGCTCGATTATTTCAGAGGCCCGTCGTTTTCTCCGGCCCCCGGATGCACAATGTCCGCGCGAAGGGCGTTTCTGTGACCTGCCGCGCGATCGCGGTTCACAGATTCAGGGCTTCAAGGGGGTTGGGGATACGGATTCGCCCGGTGGGCGAAGGTGGGCTCAGCTACCGGGCGCGACGGGAGGCGCGGGCGGGGGCGCGGCGGCGGCCGTCGGCTTGAGGACGACGTTCTGGATGAGGCCATGCAGGCCCACCCCGAGCGCGTAGAGCGCCTCGCCCGCGATGAGGCCACCGCCGACGAGCGACGTCGTGCTCATGTCCTCGGGCAGGTCCTCCTCGCCCGGCTTGGGCTTGGGCTTGGGCATCGAGTTGTAGGCGGACGAGCCGACGCCGCCGACGGCGAACCAGAACGTGGTCCAGAACTCGACGAAGCCGCCGAACGAGGACGCATACGGGCTCGGCAAGACGATCGCGTCGAGGATCCAGCCCACGACGAAGCCCTTCTTCGAGCCCTTCACGAACTCCTTGTAGCGCGCGCTCGCGTGGATCACCTTGCGCAGGATCTCCGTGACGAGCCCGATCGCGAGGCCGATCCCGAGCGCCGTCACCTTGTAGGGCGCCAGGTGCCCGATGTCCTGCAGCGCGCCGACGAACTTGAACGTCATCGCGCTCTGCCATTGCCCCACGTCCACCTTCGGATCCGCGAACGTGTTCACCTTCAGGACCGGGTACGCCTCCATGAACGTGCGGGCCAGGATCACGCACATGACCGAGCCCATCAGGATGCCGATCGTCTGATACCGGAACTGCACCGTGCGGTTCGTGCCGAGGCGCCAGCCCGTCGATCGATCCTGCTGCATGTCGCCGCCCACCGAGCAGGAGATGAGCACGATGCTGCCGCACATGAGCCCCACCAGCGGGCTCTTCAGGCCGAGCCCCGACATGAGCAGCACGCTGATCACGAACGCGCTCGAGATCGGGTTCGAGTCCGAGATGCCGAGCGAGATGCCATTGATGAGCACGAACAGCGACGTCAGCGCGACCGCGAAGACGATGAAGAAGATCGGCTGATCGAGCACCACCGTCGCCACGACCACGAGCGCCACGGCCCAGAACACGATCCACGCGACGAGCCTCCGCGGGTTCACCTGCTTCCACGCGTCCTTCGCCTCGGCCTCCGCGGCCTTCTTGCCCGCCTGCGCGCGCAAGCGCCGCACCGCCTCGACGCCGATGAGCGTCATGTCGACCGCCGCCGCCCCGAGGATCATCGCGAGCGCGATGAGGAAGCCGATCTTCCGGAAGCTCTCGCCCTCCTTCAGCCACCCGATCGACACGAGGTAGGGCGTGATCCACCGGCCGATGAGCCCCACCAGCACCGCAGGCACCGCGATGCGCGATCCGACGACCATGCCCGCGCCGATCGTCGACGCCGAGAGCTGCGACGCCGACACGGCCGGGATCCTCTCGGCGAGCGCCGCGAACACGACGCCCGCGCCCGTGCCGCCGCCGAGCTGGCCGATCGAGCGCTTGAGCAGGCGCTTGTCGGTCAGCGCGCGAAGGATGTTCGCGACAGCGAAGCCGCTCGGAAAATCCAGCTTCAGCCGGTCGACCAGGATCGGCGTGTACACCATGCCGAGGCCGACGCCGAACATGCCGATGCACACGAAAAAGAGCATCAGGTGATGCGTCGGCGGCATGGGCAT includes:
- a CDS encoding Ig-like domain-containing alpha-2-macroglobulin family protein yields the protein MASPRRRVPLAALTLATLAGACISAPRPPAAPLRGGFALGAKAPVTPSVAGPLRVVFGAPESEIAQGGEITLVFNKPMRPLGLGPHEPPPPVRMSPEAPGRWQWIGSSALRFTPAKPLPRATSFRVEVEAGARSLDGSALEETFVLSFHTPRPALSGSEPGAGAEGVLPDASITLFFNAPITAEEVKRAVTLRAPSPVPFTIAEIEGERVRITPRSPLPRASAVKVLVDASLRGTEGALTAGKGAEISFRTVGPLAVSSFDCAPHPSERGACDVVQSAITLRFTNPVPDEVVREALAFEPPPDSFDVHGTGEDGTSAEFNITGWFEPGKTYRARLRARRALQVLRDVHGQPLRADAVEKFRFGDLPPHVQLGADGTYWSSSAPRILPVGVTNAQDASISLLPLGKDQALTRLAGLAPAIAMPAGARPFAPPPGKTNEERWSQVRLDDLLPDAPPRGPVLVRARHGAHTDDRELQLTDIGLLSKIGRDAASVWVTGLSAGTPTPGARVEVHYVPKGGRPSLLGAADAGADGLATVPLKAFSHPREGDGRIAVVARRGEDWAYQATQEPGAPPAMGLVFSDRGLYRPGERVELKGIVRIGTARGLVTPAGREVLVRVTNSEGREVSLFRAPLTRHGTFHGTVSLRKDASLGFYRVAAALDGDTVTGRFAVDEYEPTQTKAEARIDGDAYIAGDRMRCTARGEYLYGAPMAGGRASVVVTREPGYHSIAGLDKYVLTEHDANTTTATVAKGSGTLDASGEFSMPVSLALPGQTTTETVTCHVEVADLNRDVRASQASATVHPTDVYVALDRESMPYSVNPGESLEPRLLVVTPSGARRAFPVHVELTRRIHRDDGAIEDLPLGACDVTSGAKPVSCKLAVPQLDPGPQEEVIVRASTKDSLGRRAAASYDIDLEPKPAPAPKTTAPPAPEPPEPPERHRLRGPASSLRVGEKLRIPLHSPFDKPGQALITVEREGILWKRLVPLPPRGTAPQTVEIPITDAMMPNAMVDVNMIAGSKSERDGFHFSVDARPRRLDVTVRPAKEYAAPGEAIDVEVVVKDAAGKPARAEVTLWAADEGTLYVARYVVPAPWEHLFAERFPLVETADARDDLVHTWSGSRHRARPPQVRMGATSIAPPRGDFRQTVVFLPDLATDENGRVRRRVTLPDGLTAYRFMAVAVAEDDRAGADDASVLTSKPVMARPSLPRVLRAGDQFEASVVVSSQDLPASTVTVEARASTPSLVAMGSLRKTQALSPDRPVEVRFPFRAERTGPAKLLFEAALHGRRESDAVVLAPEVVAPFPLETARIHGETASAVAEGLGPLKGLRADSGGLTLSLSSTPLSGLAQGIEQLIAYPYGCTEQTVSRMVPLLALRDLADSLGVRLPKSPPGPRPGGELAVALRNAVDSIVANQRRDGGFGLWPGSDESDPWITAYALWGLGEARRRGMPVREEITRRAEQYLARTPEQDPSDLDLAQAAFTAYVLAEDGRPDESRTAALFSARARLPLFARALLLHAMAKSGRAKPDEIAELSRDLAAAIRIDGAIARVVEARRDDGLLFDSDVRTAAMVLRALLAVDPAHPLAARLALGLLEARRDGAYRTTHEAAWALLALDAYRRNQPPPAADLKARVFLGDKLLADTTFASSAPARKAIAEIPMSDLIAGAGAPLTFAASGRGKLFYEAELRFARKEPSTEPVEAGFYVQKSIRPVAQIGATNAASAGPLDTTIKAGEVVLCELEIVTPAPRRFVMIEDPLPGGLEAVRFDLRTGDASMAGLEEGRAERREVRDDRVAYFVDSLPAGVTRYRYLARATHIGTFIAPPTRVEEMYAPEIHGRTAGGRVKVTSN
- a CDS encoding OPT/YSL family transporter, whose amino-acid sequence is MNPTPPAKPKFGFLPQIDSPGYHVLLSAVAILILGPLGGIAAAYMNFSLGFFVGGQVLAGILGSAVTYGYGPEGKHGANYMQTMAASVAGMAGMGVLIQAMTWLGMPMPPTHHLMLFFVCIGMFGVGLGMVYTPILVDRLKLDFPSGFAVANILRALTDKRLLKRSIGQLGGGTGAGVVFAALAERIPAVSASQLSASTIGAGMVVGSRIAVPAVLVGLIGRWITPYLVSIGWLKEGESFRKIGFLIALAMILGAAAVDMTLIGVEAVRRLRAQAGKKAAEAEAKDAWKQVNPRRLVAWIVFWAVALVVVATVVLDQPIFFIVFAVALTSLFVLINGISLGISDSNPISSAFVISVLLMSGLGLKSPLVGLMCGSIVLISCSVGGDMQQDRSTGWRLGTNRTVQFRYQTIGILMGSVMCVILARTFMEAYPVLKVNTFADPKVDVGQWQSAMTFKFVGALQDIGHLAPYKVTALGIGLAIGLVTEILRKVIHASARYKEFVKGSKKGFVVGWILDAIVLPSPYASSFGGFVEFWTTFWFAVGGVGSSAYNSMPKPKPKPGEEDLPEDMSTTSLVGGGLIAGEALYALGVGLHGLIQNVVLKPTAAAAPPPAPPVAPGS